The Bacillus zhangzhouensis region ATTCATCATTGGTTTGAAACGTATCGAATTGATATAGAAGCGTAATAATGGGGCGGCTTTCTTGCACTTGTTGAAAGGAAGCCGGCTTTTTTGATACATAACATGAGACTTTTTGAGCACATCAAAAGTTGATCTAATCTTTTCAATTTGTATAATTAACTTAAAGTGAATTAATTTGGAGGAAAAAGGATAATGAAAATCATTGTGATCGGAGCGGGACCAGGGGGTCTTGCAGCAGCTATGATGCTTCAAAGCAAAGGACATGATGTTCATATATACGAAAAACAGCCCTTTGTTGGCGGACGTAATTCTAAGTTGCAACTTGGTGATTTCACGTTTGATACAGGTCCTACCTTTCTCAGCATGATTCATATTGCAGAGGAGCTGTTCACCTTTGCTGGTCAAAATCTTTATGACTATATCGATGTGATTGAATTAAAAGAAATGTATCGATTAATTTTTCAAGACAATCAGCTGGATGTGATTCGAGATCGCGATGAAATGTACAAACGATTAGAAGCCTTTGCACCTGGTGAGGGCGAAGGGTACCTAAGATTTATGAAAGATACAAAGCGCAAAATGGATCGTCTGACACCCATTTTACAAAGTAAAATGGACCGCTTTTATCATTACCTTCGTCCGATGGTGATCAAAGCACTTCCACAGCTTTCGCTTAATAAAAGTTTGTATGATGTATTGTCAGACTATTTTTCGAATGAATCAGTGAAATATGCCTTTACATTTCAATCAAAGTACTTAGGAATGTCCCCGTGGGAATGCCCTGGTGCGTTCTCGATCCTTTCGTTTATGGAACATGACACAGGTGTTTTCCATCCGAAAGGCGGTGTCAATCAGCTGTCAGAAGCGATGGCAAAGGCGGCGGTTGAAGCTGGAGCAGCGCTTCATCTGTCAGCTGGCGTCGAAAAGCTGCTGACGGAGGGAAGGACAGTAAAAGGCATTCGTTTAGAATCAGGGGAAGAAATACAGGCAGATGAGGTGATCGTCAATGGAGACTTTGCACATGTGATGACAAAACTTGTCGAGCCAGGTCTTTTAAAGAAATACAGTGAAAAAAAATTAAAAAAGAAAAAATTCTCATGCTCTACCTTTATGCTCTATTTAGGACTGGATACCATGTATGATGAGCCGCACCATACCATCGTTTTTTCCGATGATTATGCTAGATTCGTCAAAGGCATTACGAAAACATATGAGCTGCCAGATGATCCGTCTATTTATATTCAAAATGCAAGTGTAACCGATGACTCACTTGCTCCAAAAGGAAAATCAGCTCTTTATGTGCTGGCTCCAGTTGCCAATAACCAAAGCGGGATTGACTGGCAAGCGCATCAAGATGAATTTAGAGAGCTTGTGCTGGATACATTGGAGCGGAAAACCGGCTTTCAGAATGTGAGACAGCATATAGAAGTTGAGCGGATGATCACACCGAAGCAATGGGAGGAAGAACTTTACGTATATGAAGGAGCTACATTTAACCTTGGCCACCAGCTGACGCAGATGATGGTCCTACGGCCGCACAATGAATTTGATGAATTAAAGCACTGCTGGCTCGTTGGAGGAGGAACGCATCCAGGAAGCGGACTGCCAACCATTTTAGAATCAGCACGTATTACGGCAAATGCCATTCTTTCAAAAGAGAACCATTTACACAAAACAATGCGGCATCAAGAAAAGGAGAGCGCCTCATGAAAAAACATATATTGATTGCAGGCGGCGGTATTGGCGGAATAATCTCAGCGCTTTATTTAAAAAAGGCTGGACATGATGTCACCCTTGTCGAAAAAAATGAACGGCTTGGCGGGAGACTTGCTTTTGTACGTGAGAAAGGATATAAAGTAGATGAAGGTCCGACTATTGTCCTACTTCCTGCAATATTAAAAGGCATTTTACATGAGGTAGGAATTGATGAATCATCTCTTGAGCTGTTGCAGCTTGATCCGCTGTACACCATTCAATATCAAGATGGAACCTCCTATACGAAATACGCTGATGCACTTCGTCAGCTAGATGAAATCAGACGTGTATTTCCAAAGGAAGATCAAGGGTTCCTGAGGTTTATGGAAGAAATGACGGAACGGTTTCAAGAAGGGCAGCAAGCCTTTCTAGAAAAATCATTTCACGAAAAACGTACATTTTTTACAAAAGCCAATATGAAGATCTTAATGAAATTAAAGGCGTATCGCACGGTACAAAGTGCTTTGAAAAAATATTTCTCAGACGAACGCCTGCGAGATGCGTATGCACTTCAAACCCTCTATGTTGGGGGAAACCCGTATGAGGCATCGGCTATTTATTCGCTTGTGTCCTATAGTGAGCATGCACATGGAATCTACTATCTAAAAGGCGGCTATGCAAGTTTAGTAGATATATTGGAAGAACAGCTCATCAAAATGGGTGTGCATGTAAGAAAAAATGAAGAAGTCACGCAATTGGTGTTTGAAGGAAAACAGGCAGTCAAAGCAAAAGTCAATGATGAACATGTAGCGGCTGATGCATTTGTGATCAATGGAGATTATCCAGCTTCGTTAAAAAAGCTTGGTTTAGAAGAACAAGATCGACGGAAATACGTGCCGTCCTCCGGCTGTGTGATGGTGTATCTTGGGTTAAACAAGATGTATCATAAAGCACCTGTTCATCAATTTTTTATGGGAGAACACTTTGATCAGCATATGAAAGAGGTTTTTCAAACGAAAACGATTCCACAAGACCCGTCATTTTATACATTTAATCCATCGATCATTGATCCATCTCTTGCCCCAGATGGCTGCAGTGTTCTATATATGCTGATTCCCGTTCCTTCAGGAGATCATATCAACTGGGAAGAGGAGACAGATTTTGTCGAGAACATGGTGGATCGTCTTGAGCAAAGAGGCTTTCCGAGATTGCGAGAGTCGATTGTCTGGAAAAAGATCAGAACACCAAATGATTCCTTGCGAGAAGGATTGTTTGAAGGCGGCAGCTTTGGGCTTGCGCCTAATTTGTTTCAATCAGGTGTCTTCCGCCCACAAGTGAAGGTCAGAGAGACAGATAATCTTTATGCGGCAGGTGCTTCCATCCATCCGGGCGGCGGGGTGCCGATCGTAATGCAAAGTGCGAAGCTCATGGCTTCTGTATTACTAAAAGATTTGAATGATAGAAAGGAAGTGAAGCTAAGTGGTTGATGTACAAACAGCATTAAAAGTGTGTGAGGAAACCATTCACACCCATTCAAAAACGTTTTACCGGGCCTTTTCCATGCTGCCTAAAAAGAAAAGACAGGCCGTCTGGGCCGTGTATTCTTTTTGCCGGAGAGCAGATGACATTGTAGATGAGTCCCCTTCGCCAAAAGAGGACCTTGCATCCTTTCGGGAGACGTTTGAGCAATTTTTACAAGGCGAGGTAGACCGGAATGATCCGATATGGGTGGCGCTAGAGTATACATTTCAAGAGTTTCGGATGGATGAAGCCCCGTTCCGTGACCTGCTCCAAGGACAGGAGATGGATTTAGAGCAGCAGCGATACGAAACGTTAGATGAACTGCTCATCTATTCCTATCATGTTGCTAGTACCGTTGGACTGATGCTCCTTCCCATTATTGCACCGCGTAAAAAAGAGCAGCTAAAAGAAGCAGCCATTTCGTTAGGGATTGCTATGCAGCTAACCAACATTCTTCGAGATATCGGCGAAGATCAGGCTGAAAGAGACCGCATTTATTTGCCAAAGCAAGTGATGGATCAATTCGGGTACACAGAGCAAGAATTGACAGAAGGGATTGTAAATCAAGCTTTTCAGCACGCCTGGGAGTACATTGCCTTTGAGGCAGAGGCATACTACGAGGAGTTTTTTGACCACCTTCATGAATTCCCGCTATATTCACGGATACCAGTGAAAGCAGCAGCTCATTTTTATAAAGCCATTTTAGATAAAACAAGAGAAAACGAATACCGCGTCTTTACAGAGCGAGCATTTATTTCAAACCAGGAAAAAGCACTTATTTTAGAAGATATTACGTAAAAAAGGACTGCACCCGCAGTCCTCAGGCTGTCGAGAAAATCTCGACAGCTTTATTTTTTCCCTTAAAGTTTCCATTCCCTCCCTTTATAATAGAGAAAAGCATATTAAAGGAAGGTGTTTTTCTCATGTTCCACACTAGACATTCTTCTCAGCACGAAGCCGAATTTGTATTGCTAGATCAACTGGTCGAAGAGGATCACCTGCTTCGTAAAATTGATCAGTACATTGATTTTTCATTTATCGTAGATAAAGTAAAACCATATTATAGCGAGAATAAAGGTCGTCCTTCACTTGATCCACTTATTTTGTTCAAAATGATGTTTATCGGATACCTGTACGGTATCCGTTCTGAAAGACAACTCGAAAAAGAAATTTACTATAACATGGCGTATAGATGGTTTTTAGGTTTGAACATCAATGACCCCGTTCCTCATCACTCGACCATTAGCTGGAATCGTCGGACTCGCTTCAAAGATACAACGATTTTTCAAGATATTTTTGATGAAATTGTGCTCCAAGCCATCAATCATGATATGGTAGGAGGCCGCGTTCTTTTTACTGATTCCACTCATCTTAAAGCCAATGCCAATAAACATAAATATACGAGAAAAACGATTGAACAAGATACTCAGAACTATATAAATCATTTAGAAGAAGCGATCCAAGAAGATCGGGTGGCACACGGAAAAAAGCCCTTAAAGATAAAGGAGGAGGTGAAAACAGAAAAAAACATCCGTCAAAGTAAGACTGATCCTGAAAGTGGCTATCTTTATCGTGAAAATAAACCGGAAGGATTTTTCTACCTGGACCATCGTACAACCGATATGAAGTTCAATATCATCACGGATGCCCATGTTACGCCCGGCAATGTCCATGATTCCGTTCCATATCTTGAACGATTGGATCACCAAA contains the following coding sequences:
- the crtI gene encoding phytoene desaturase family protein; its protein translation is MKIIVIGAGPGGLAAAMMLQSKGHDVHIYEKQPFVGGRNSKLQLGDFTFDTGPTFLSMIHIAEELFTFAGQNLYDYIDVIELKEMYRLIFQDNQLDVIRDRDEMYKRLEAFAPGEGEGYLRFMKDTKRKMDRLTPILQSKMDRFYHYLRPMVIKALPQLSLNKSLYDVLSDYFSNESVKYAFTFQSKYLGMSPWECPGAFSILSFMEHDTGVFHPKGGVNQLSEAMAKAAVEAGAALHLSAGVEKLLTEGRTVKGIRLESGEEIQADEVIVNGDFAHVMTKLVEPGLLKKYSEKKLKKKKFSCSTFMLYLGLDTMYDEPHHTIVFSDDYARFVKGITKTYELPDDPSIYIQNASVTDDSLAPKGKSALYVLAPVANNQSGIDWQAHQDEFRELVLDTLERKTGFQNVRQHIEVERMITPKQWEEELYVYEGATFNLGHQLTQMMVLRPHNEFDELKHCWLVGGGTHPGSGLPTILESARITANAILSKENHLHKTMRHQEKESAS
- the crtI gene encoding phytoene desaturase family protein yields the protein MKKHILIAGGGIGGIISALYLKKAGHDVTLVEKNERLGGRLAFVREKGYKVDEGPTIVLLPAILKGILHEVGIDESSLELLQLDPLYTIQYQDGTSYTKYADALRQLDEIRRVFPKEDQGFLRFMEEMTERFQEGQQAFLEKSFHEKRTFFTKANMKILMKLKAYRTVQSALKKYFSDERLRDAYALQTLYVGGNPYEASAIYSLVSYSEHAHGIYYLKGGYASLVDILEEQLIKMGVHVRKNEEVTQLVFEGKQAVKAKVNDEHVAADAFVINGDYPASLKKLGLEEQDRRKYVPSSGCVMVYLGLNKMYHKAPVHQFFMGEHFDQHMKEVFQTKTIPQDPSFYTFNPSIIDPSLAPDGCSVLYMLIPVPSGDHINWEEETDFVENMVDRLEQRGFPRLRESIVWKKIRTPNDSLREGLFEGGSFGLAPNLFQSGVFRPQVKVRETDNLYAAGASIHPGGGVPIVMQSAKLMASVLLKDLNDRKEVKLSG
- a CDS encoding squalene/phytoene synthase family protein produces the protein MVDVQTALKVCEETIHTHSKTFYRAFSMLPKKKRQAVWAVYSFCRRADDIVDESPSPKEDLASFRETFEQFLQGEVDRNDPIWVALEYTFQEFRMDEAPFRDLLQGQEMDLEQQRYETLDELLIYSYHVASTVGLMLLPIIAPRKKEQLKEAAISLGIAMQLTNILRDIGEDQAERDRIYLPKQVMDQFGYTEQELTEGIVNQAFQHAWEYIAFEAEAYYEEFFDHLHEFPLYSRIPVKAAAHFYKAILDKTRENEYRVFTERAFISNQEKALILEDIT
- a CDS encoding IS1182 family transposase: MFHTRHSSQHEAEFVLLDQLVEEDHLLRKIDQYIDFSFIVDKVKPYYSENKGRPSLDPLILFKMMFIGYLYGIRSERQLEKEIYYNMAYRWFLGLNINDPVPHHSTISWNRRTRFKDTTIFQDIFDEIVLQAINHDMVGGRVLFTDSTHLKANANKHKYTRKTIEQDTQNYINHLEEAIQEDRVAHGKKPLKIKEEVKTEKNIRQSKTDPESGYLYRENKPEGFFYLDHRTTDMKFNIITDAHVTPGNVHDSVPYLERLDHQIARFGFQVEAVALDSGYLTTPICKGLSDRHIFGVIAHRRFHPTRGLFEKWKFQYDSEHDHYICPNGEKLLYTTTDRKGYRFYKSDTKKCVSCPFLENCTRSKNHQKVISRHVWEEHKEKIRQNRLSAFGKELYQKRKEKIERSFADSKQLHGLRYCRLRGKQNVSEQVLLTAACQNMKKIATHLAKLG